GGATAGAGATGATGTCGCATTGCTTTAGTAGCTCATCTAGCTCTACTCGCTTTGCGTTTGGGTTGTCGTTTTTGCCACTTGTGGAGGTGTAGCACACTCGCGCGTCAAATGCTTTGACTAAGTGAGCTACTCTCTGCCCTATGCTACCAAAGCCTATGATTCCCCACCTTTTCCCTGCTAGTCCAGCCCTGCCTATGCCTAGATGAGTGAAAATATCGCTTTTGCACCACGCGCCAGACTTGACATAGCTATCGTAGTAGTGGATTTGGCTTAGGAAATCTAGTGCTAGGGTGAGCGTGTGCTGTGCGACACTTAGCGTGGAGTAGCCTGCGACATTTTTTACTTTTATCCCGCGTGATGCGGCATAGTCTATGTCGATGATATTTGTGCCTGTGGCGGTTACGCAGATGAGCTTGAGATTTGGCAGAGATTCTAAGATAGACTTATCTAGGACTACTTTATTTGTAAGGATAATGTCTGCTTGCTTTGCTCGCTCGCAAGTCTGCTGATATGTGGTGGTGGGGTATTCTATATAGTTGCCATAGGACTTTAGCTCGCTCAAATCCGCGCCACCTAAGGTTTTGGCATCAAGGTTTATTATGGTTAGATTTTGCATTGTTGCTCCTTTTGTTGTGGGTTCTGTATTGTCGTTGTGCGCTGATTTGGCAAGGTATTTGACTAGAGATTTTTAGCTTAAGGCGATGATTTGCTTATATATTATTGTAGTTATTTAATGTGGATTTTATATATTTTGGATTTTGCGTGGCTTGAAATCTCACTTTAAATATTGCTATATTAAAGTGTTGCAAGGGTATTTTATAGAAAAATTAACAAAATATGTATTTTTTGCGCAAATATTTTGAAAATTTCTTTGTCAATTAACTTTTTTTATGTTATAACTTCAGTTCAATTTCACTTTTTGAGGAGAATCCTATGAAAAAATTGGCTCTTTTTGCTTTCGTAGCAGCTCTAGGCGTATTGTTTGTTGGTTGTGGAGATGACAAACCAAAACAAGAAGCTACTTCCACAGAAGCTCCAGCAACTGAAGCTACACCAGCTCCAGAAGCTAGCACAGAAGCTCCAGCAACTGAAGCTACACCAGCTCCAGAAGCTAGCACAGAAGCTCCAGCGGAAGCCAAAACAGAAGAAGCTAAATAAGGCTTTTTTGGATTTTATTCCGTCTTGCCTAGCTTAGAGATTCTAAGCTAGGTTTTTTTATGCCCTTTTTTTTTAGGGTTTTTACTTCTTTAGTTCTCTCTTGCTTTTTACTTCTTTTTTCTTTTCTTTATTTCTTTTTATTGGATTTTTAGTAGAGATTTCGCGTTTCCACGCTTGACAAAAAAAAAAAAACGGGCAAAATCACATAACAAAACTTCTAAATAAAGGATATGTGATGCAGACTTCCTTAGCTCGCTCGTGGCAAACTTCCCAAGCACAAAACTCCCAAGATTCACAAACTTCCCAAGTATCTGCCAAAACCTCCAAAATGCTTAAGGCACTATGTTTAGGTGCGTTTGTAGCGTGTGTAGCACAAGCGCAAAATCTAGACGCAGAGATAGAGAGACTAGAGAAGCAAAAAAAGATTTTGGAGCTAAAAAGGCAAAATAATCAACTCCAAAAGGAGCTAGATAGGACAGGCACGCGAAGCAATCCCCAAAATAGTGCGCCAAATAACTATCCAAACAACTATCAAAACACACAGGGCAACTACCCAAATAACAACTATCCAAACGCACAGCCAAAATCAAAGCAAAACTACCCGAAAGGAAATCAACCCCAATACTACGGTCCCCCTGCGCAAAATCAGCAGCAAAACAAAACAAGATACTACTATGAAGAAGAGGAAGATGATGAGGAAGTCATCTATACGAGCAAAAAAGACACAGACACGCAGTTTTATATCAGGCTTGAGGGCGGGGCTTATGCGGGTGGTTGGCTACGAGTAGCACCGTTGGCTGGACTTGAGCTAGGGGTTAAATTTAATAATGGTAGAATTTTCTTAGGCTCAAGCTATGCGTGGAGCAAAGGAAATCAATTTATCGTAGATGGGTATGTTGGCATAGGGTGGATTCCTAGACTTTTTGATAGTCCTGTGCGATTTGTGCTAGACTCATATATAGGTGGGAGTTATGGGGAGTGGAATGATACTTATGACAAAAACAATTGCTCTTCTACTTCTAAATCTATGAGTGATATTATAGGTGGCATTATTGGTGAAATGATTGGCGGCAATAAAGAAAATACTTGCAAACCTCAATATGTAGCATACAAGGCTAAAGGAGGAGGATTTTTAGCGGGGCTAAGGACAGGATTAGCCTTTGATATAGGTAGGCATACTTGGCTAGAGTTTGGCTGCAGGCTTGATGTTACAGTTGGCTCGCTTAATAATCTTTACGCTATTGGTTATGGCAGCTTTAGTGTGCTTTTTTAGAGAATCCAAATGAAATATCTCTATCATAATCTATGTAGATTTGTATGCGCGGTTTGCATATCTCTAGTGTGCGGTGTGGGGCTAAGCGGGTGTCTAGATGTCGTGCTGCCAACCGTCATAAATGAAATAACGCCAGCAAACACAGGCAAGAGTATCTATACACCAAAGCAGAGTCAAAATCTAGGATTTACCACCTTGCAAGGAAGCTCACTAGGTAGCAATCCTATGCAGGACAAAAGCAAAATCTGCTTTGCTAGCTTTTGGGACAATACAAAGCTAGCATTCCCCGTGCACTTTGAGTATAATCCTAGCCTAAATAGCGAGGGCAAATATAGCCCTAGCGGGACAAAAGCGCAAGGTGGCTTTGGCGAGATGAGGGGCAAAGGTGGGTTTTGCGTAGAAGTGGCGGGGGACTATCCTCTAGCTATATTTTCACTTGGCAAATATCCAAGCTATATCGTGTTTATCCCATCTTCTGGAGCGACTTACTGCATAAGGGGCGACATAATACTAGGAGGAGGAGCTGGGTCATCTCTAAGTTTGACAATGTCAAATCGCGCATATTGTGAGATGTTTTTCGCCACGATAAAAAAGAAAAAGAAGTAAGCTAGAAGCAGGGCATTTGTGGATTTTGCTGGGCATAGATTTTGGATAAAAAAGATTTTTTAGGCATTTTGTGGGAATGCAAAAATCTAGTGTTTGAATTATTGGGCTTATTTTATGAAAATGCTTGGTTTATAGTTGGGATACTTATATCTTTGATTTTGATATGCCTTATCTCATTTGCTATAAACAAATTGATTGCTAGCTTTTTTGAAATTTTGATTAAGGTTTTGCTTGGTTTTGTTTGCTTATCGTGTTTCATTATCGCAGTTGCTTGCTTTGTAAATAAATCTATTTGGGGAGGGGTAGGCTGGGCAGTAGCCTCTCTACTACTATTTTTGTATTTGCTTGCGTGTATAGGCTCTAACGATTCTATCAAAAAATTTAGCTCCACCACACCATAAAAATCTATGGAATCTTTATGGTGTGGCTTCTCTCTTTTCACTCGCCCAAAATCTCAATGCTTACAATACTATCCCCCTGCTTTAGCGAGTCAAGCACGACAAAGCTGTCTTTGTCCTGCTCCTCTATGCTACCAAATACCGTGTGCTCGCCGTCCAAATGAGGCAAATCCACAAAGCATAAAAAAAACTGACTGCCCCCTGTATCTCGCCCTGCGTGTGCCATAGAGAGTGCGCCTCGCTTGTGCTTGTGGGGATTGCTAGCTACTTCGCACGCGATAGCATAGCCCGGCCCGCCTGTGCCATCGCCTTTTGGGCAGCCACCTTGCGCGACAAACCCATCTATTACGCGATGAAATGTGAGATTGTCATAAAATCCGCTTTTTGCTAGAGTGGCGAAGTTGGTAACCGCTTGTGGTGCAGCCTCTCCAAAAAATCGCACGATAATATCGCCCTTGCTTGTGGCGATTTTTGCCTTTGCATAAGAAGCTAGCTCCTCTTTGCTTGGGCTAAATGTCTTTAGCTCTTTCATTTGTATCCTTTAGATTTAGTTTTGCACACTCTAATTAAGAGTGCTTAAAGCAACGCGTATTTTACCGATTTTGCATTTACCACATTTTAATGCTTGAAAAATTTATCTTGCTTTTTTGGCGTGAAATATTTTGGGCGTTAGTTAGTTTTATTTCTTTGTGTGGAATATTTGGAGTGGGAATCTTGGGGGTAAATGTGTGGAATCGTAGAATCTGCAAAAAATCTATGCCAAAGGTTTATCAAAATGCGCGTTTATAAAATCTGCAAAAATGCTATTGTTTTTGGTGTTTTGTGCTTTTTGGGCGGTTTTGTCGCGCTTGCAGAGGGGGCAGAGGAAGTAGGAACAGCAGAGAATACAGAGAAAGCAAAGGACGCAAAAAGCTCCCAAATCGCCAAGCAATTTGAAGCGATAAAAGAATCTAGCCAAGATTCTTCTAATGATAGCTTGGCAAAAGGCAAAGATTCTACACAATCCATCGCACAAGCTATCGCCCAAACTCCACCAAAGCCCAAAATCCCTACAAAAATCCCCACCCACAAGCCAGAAGCACTAAACCTCCCCGCCCCCAAAAAAGGCTTGCAAGATTTGCTCGTTATGCAGACTAGCTTGCCGCAGGATTTCCAAGAAGTGCAGAGAAGTTTCCCGTGGATTCGCTACATAGGACTTGCTATGGTAAGTTTTGATGATGGTAGCTATCGCAGTGGGTTTGGGCTACTACTACCTGATAAAATCTTTTTGACTTCTGCAGAGCTAGCGCACAATGCTTCTGCCTACCCAAAAGAAATGCTACTAAAAATGCGCGATGATAGTGCGGGCAACCTCATCTGCATAGCACAGCTTCGGCTAAAAGCACTTGATAAAGGGCGCGGGCTAGCACTATTTGAAGTGGAGGAATACACCGATGACTACTGCAATATCCGCGCTCAAAGCTACTACCACGCAAGGCTTATGAAAAACAATGCCTATGACATTGGCAAGCCTGCTGTGAGTGCAAGCGATTATTTCACAGTTACTACGACATTTAACAACCCCGATATAAGCGTGCTTCGCGTAGGCAGGGCAAATGCCCAAAGTGTGGAGCTACCTATACAAAACGACCAGCGCATAATCTTTGGGCGTCCGTTTTTTAGCCGAAGTGGTGTGCTACTAGGTATGGCAAGTATGCAGGAGAGCTCGTTTAAGCCGATGATTATCAGCAATGCTAAGATAAAGGAGTTTATCTGTGCTATGCGCACAAGCGGTGTAGTGCTACCTGCAAGTGTCGGCAAAATCTGCGCTGGAGCGCAAAAATACGCTACAAACTCTATGAGTGGCTTTGGAGTGCAAAAAAGCTCTCAAAAGGATTCTATCAAAAACTTTGTGCCAAAGTCCAAAACAGATGTGCAGAAGTTTAAGCAATATCTAGAGAGGCAAGAAGCCTGCCTAAATGATAAAGCTGCCAAAGAAGCAGGCTCGTATAAAAACGGCTCTTTTACAGGCAAAAATAGCGACTTCTATGAGTGCAAGATAGACTAGGGAGTGCAAGATAGACTAGCATTTTTTGGTTGACGGGTTTTGCATATTTGCAAGAAAAATTGTAGATAAATGTTTGCGCTAAAAAATGCTTTAGCGTGGGGCTAGAAGCGAATTCATCAGATGTGGATTGCCATTAAACAACGCGATACTATCACTCGTAAGTCGCACTTCTAGCTCTGTAATGCTACTAGATTCTATGGAAGAATCATATCTATCAGTAAGGTAGATAAACCGCTGATTGCTAGAGCCTACGAGATTGCGTGAGCTACTTTTTTGCTCTTGTATATATCGCCCATCGATTAGCACATCTAAGTAGGATAGTAGCTCTGCTCGCTCTTTTATATG
This DNA window, taken from Helicobacter macacae MIT 99-5501, encodes the following:
- a CDS encoding D-2-hydroxyacid dehydrogenase; this encodes MQNLTIINLDAKTLGGADLSELKSYGNYIEYPTTTYQQTCERAKQADIILTNKVVLDKSILESLPNLKLICVTATGTNIIDIDYAASRGIKVKNVAGYSTLSVAQHTLTLALDFLSQIHYYDSYVKSGAWCKSDIFTHLGIGRAGLAGKRWGIIGFGSIGQRVAHLVKAFDARVCYTSTSGKNDNPNAKRVELDELLKQCDIISIHAPLNPATKNLIDSSKLELLKSGAILLNLGRGGIVSEEAVAKALKNGADFYYGTDVLESEPMRENHPFLDSALISGGELSHRLLITPHIAWAYGDSLKELVALSIKNVIDFVKNGE
- a CDS encoding peptidylprolyl isomerase; translated protein: MKELKTFSPSKEELASYAKAKIATSKGDIIVRFFGEAAPQAVTNFATLAKSGFYDNLTFHRVIDGFVAQGGCPKGDGTGGPGYAIACEVASNPHKHKRGALSMAHAGRDTGGSQFFLCFVDLPHLDGEHTVFGSIEEQDKDSFVVLDSLKQGDSIVSIEILGE